Proteins from a single region of Helicoverpa armigera isolate CAAS_96S chromosome 21, ASM3070526v1, whole genome shotgun sequence:
- the LOC126056335 gene encoding uncharacterized protein LOC126056335 — protein MCEIFPEVETCCAVVSIRVGMLLISILAISTGTITLSIMEQRTNINLESVMHMYSNVSNITSPEQALSELSNLITTSVSAMSVIFITAGVFLLFSTLADQEGFAQIFVWLTVLNILIGLIMVFAISFECVLQTKCLLGNMDWLSAATSLVVMVFYLIMWYYFCCVANSYVLNGYT, from the exons ATGTGTGAGATATTCCCAGAAGTGGAAACATGCTGCGCGGTAGTTTCCATAAGAGTTGGAATGCTATTAATATCCATTTTAGCAATT TCCACGGGAACGATAACTCTCAGTATCATGGAACAGAGGACAAATATAAATCTTGAAAGTGTAATGCATATGTACAGCAATGTCTCTAACATCACCA gCCCGGAGCAGGCTCTTTCAGAGCTGAGCAATCTGATCACCACTAGCGTTTCAGCAATGTCCGTCATCTTCATAACGGCTGGCGTGTTCCTGCTGTTCTCAACATTAGCG GACCAAGAAGGTTTTGCTCAAATATTCGTGTGGCTAACAGTCCTGAACATTTTGATCGGACTTATAATGGTCTTTGCGATATCTTTCGAGtgtgttttacaaacaaaatgtttgctcGGCAATATGGATTGGCTGTCGGCTGCCACTTCGCTTGTCGTTatggtattttatttgatta tgtGGTATTACTTTTGTTGCGTGGCAAACAGTTACGTACTCAATGGATACACTTAA
- the LOC110374304 gene encoding uncharacterized protein LOC110374304: MMKTVTKPRQIKMKYMDRLPTVISCCFCCFLRAGTVMIAVFSFIIGVLFAPNVSHTHGFWDLNPVLSNYGIMTEMSAQMTIGIASIMLCIVSVLLLVGACCNIPVLIEIYQWGAIMYSSTVVLMFFVLAVFCFFVHTNCYVAGAVLVFLIVCDVLLTAYFIIVTNSLRMSLQFLSSSDIVI, translated from the exons atgaTGAAAACTGTGACAAAACCCCGTCAAATCAAAATGAAGTATATGGACAGATTACCAACGGTAATAAGCTGTTGTTTCTGTTGCTTTCTAAGAGCTGGCACTGTGATGATAGCTGTGTTTTCATTT ATAATAGGCGTCCTATTCGCTCCAAACGTGAGCCACACGCACGGCTTCTGGGACCTGAACCCTGTGTTGTCGAACTACGGCATCATGACGGAAATGTCAGCTCAGATGACGATAGGAATCGCGTCTATCATGCTCTGTATTGTCAGCGTGTTACTGCTCGTTGGAGCTTGCTGT AACATCCCAGTGCTAATAGAGATCTACCAGTGGGGCGCGATAATGTACAGCTCGACGGTGGTGCTAATGTTCTTCGTGCTGGCCGTGTTCTGTTTCTTCGTGCACACAAACTGCTACGTGGCGGGCGCCGTGCTAGTATTTTTGATTGTGTGCGATGTTTTGT tgACTGCGTACTTCATAATCGTGACGAACAGTTTGAGGATGTCGCTACAGTTTCTGTCAAGTAGTGATATTGTGATCTGA